One genomic window of Brienomyrus brachyistius isolate T26 chromosome 16, BBRACH_0.4, whole genome shotgun sequence includes the following:
- the LOC125709969 gene encoding uncharacterized protein LOC125709969, producing MTRNKRIAKAVSWSNDRYWATWDKWMEVIDWEDEEELCSPAESPSDQADRSIVSHTRKPIAKAVSWTDDVYWAAWDKWDEIICWGEEGECSPATPPINQPGRDKGLDMHGLEVFLLNERTVSIKPADDHQDRLKIGAVVVDLCQFELDGVNDKFEIVEIQIGEVKLEETAERGFNSEFELEIMDVEIEVVDSEFQLNALNWEIAGTKVDKLLVEHLNINNLEAGSVKVSTSNGNVVYVNGM from the exons atgacgag aaacaaacgaattgcaaaagctgtcagctggagcaacgatcgatactgggcaacttgggacaagtggatggaagtgattgactgggaagatgaggaagagctgtgctccccagcagaatcaccctctgaccaggctgaccgttccatcgtgtcacacacccgaaagccaattgccaaggcagttagctggacggatgatgtgtattgggcagcctgggacaagtgggatgagatcatctgctggggtgaagaaggagagtgctccccagcaactccacccatcaaccagcctgggagggataaggggttagacatgcatgggttagaggtttttctgttaaatgaaaggacagtctccataaagcctgcagatgaccaccaagacaggctgaaaataggagccgtagtggtcgacctctgccagtttgagctagatggtgtaaatgataaatttgaaattgtcgaaatacaaattggagaggtcaaattggaggagactgcagagaggggttttaattcagaatttgaattggaaattatggatgtggagatagaggttgtagacagtgaattccagctgaatgctcttaattgggaaattgctggaactaaagtggacaaattattagtggaacacctgaacataaataatctagaagcaggcagtgtgaaggtgtccacatcaaatgggaatgtggtatatgtcaatggtatgtga